The nucleotide window GCAGACAGGCCACTGCAGTAAACACAGCTCTGCCGCACTTTGCTTACCAAAGAGCTTGGCATCTTCCACAAACTTCTGCGTTCTCCTCCGGACATTCTCAGAATCTGCCAAGGCTTTCCGGTATCTCTCCTGTAATCACAATAGCAAGAGCCGACTTCAAACAAGGAGGTAAAACCCATTTTCTGACAGTCACTGACCCCTTAGAAACGCTTTAAAAAGAGCTCAGTTCACGTCAGAAGGTTGTGCTGGGATCTTGCATTTTCATTAAGTGCAAACCCAAGTCTGAGTAATCAGCACAACTGCAGCTCCCTCAAAAGACCCAAGTGAGGGCCAGAAGCATTCAGGGTGTAGCTCAACTGAACACCGCATTGTCAGGCTGCTGCTTTTCGCATGACTCACTGCGGCTGTTGAGACACTCCTTTCTCTAGCAGGCAAGTTGGTGGTCTCAGCTACAGATCTGCACACAACTGATTTATTGCCTGGTGCAGTAGTGTTCTTAAGGCAATTACCTCCAGAATTGCCTGGTGCTGCGGTATTCAATCCTCTCCTTAGTCACATCTGTTCTTCAAAGTCCCTAAACAGGGTCCCTCCCACTTCCACCACATCGCTGTCACTAAAGAGGACTTCCCTTCTCGGACAATCTGGATCTGGTGCGACACAATATGTGATGCTAATCAGGACAAAGCTACTGCCATTCCCTCTGTCCAATGCTGTGAAAAAACTGACCAGACCATCTCCAATATACAGTTTTGCCTACCAGGATCATACTATCAGTGCCTTGCTCCTAGATACTACTGACAGATGATGCTTCTGGGGAAGGCAGACTGTACTTTCACAGTGCACCCTCTCACACTTAGAGCACAGCTGTTTTGAAGGCTGCCATAGCCCACCGCTGTTGTGTGCATGTTACAGAGCTTATGCAAAAAACTAGGACTGAAAGACAAGACCAAGTCATCGGGATTGAACGAAAAACACCATGATGCCACCAGCAGCATACTCACAGTTAAATCCCGGACTTGTTCTTCCAATTTGATGGCTTTGTGCTCTAAGGCACAGTCAGAAAGGGGATGCTTAGGCTCATCACGGGGATCTTCTGGGCCACACTCATCTCCTGTActtctctgctgagctgcagtgcTGAAAACACAGGGCGACCCCCTGAAATACAAACTAGTGACAAAGAAGGAAAGTTAAGTAACAACAGGGCCAAAAAGAAGAATTCTAGTTCAGTGCCATTACTAAATGCAGACTCTCTTAAAAAAGGATTCCAGACAAAATTTTAGCTCTTTTCTGAACACATGGACAGctagcacagaaacacagataCAGATGTCTTATTTTAGACTCACATGTCACTACAGAGGCTGTACACCACTTCTTTAACATACCTTGAAAAGAGTCATATTTTCACAGGAAAACAAGTTGTGGATTGCATTTTTGCCAACCTCCCCCTACAAGTGGTCAATATTGGATGATACACTTCAGAAACACTTTTGCAAGATAGTCTTGAAAAGGAGGCAGGTAGTATAAAGCTGTCtttacagttatttaaaaaaaccccaaatgttctGAGCACAATTCAGTATGATCTGCAAACCCGTGGCACTTAAGATTTGCAGGCAGAGCCTAGCCTGCTACCTAAGATGGTACAGTGACTGCAGAAAGGCAAGTCACACCACTGGAATGGCTGTGGATTTCTGTGGAGCAATTaaacaagcaaggagacacacacacacacatctcaaACTGCTGGCTAACGGAGGATCCAACTCTCCAACGCTCTGACCTGCTTGTTCTCCTGGGTGCAAATAGACATAGTACTTGGTGTATTCAGTTTTCCTCCTACAGAGTGAAGAGGAGGAGAGTTTGAATTGTTTGCCAATCAGTTCTTCTTGCAAAGTAGCAATCGCTAGAGTGTACCCAGCTTTCAAGTCCACTGCACAAAGAACAgctaagaaagcaaaaaaaactgtCAGAGACATGACCAAGTTGTGCGCAGCCCAAATACTCTGAGGCCTTCTGCCAGGACCTTCACAGCACAGTTAGCTGTGTTTGGAAAAGGGACTGAACATGTCAGCTGAAGATTGCCCCAGTATTCTCAAACAAGTTCTAAGCACTTCAATTGTTTTTATCTCTACTGGCATTGAAAGAGtcacaaaggcaaaaaaacacaaacaaacccaAGCCTCAAGTGCTGAAGCCTACCGTATTTCCAAAGACATTTTCATCCTAAGTACGCTTTTCAACTAAAAAGCACATTTGACAGTGGTTCATGCTAGAACAGCAGGTGAAGCTCATTCAGGAGGCTGCCTCCACAACTTGCAGATGAAATGATGAAACAACCAGAATGTCAGATAATTGGATTGAGCTGTACAAACGCTGCCTAGGTGCTCAGCAGCCTATTCTATACTGTAACAAACTCACAGGTTTCTTGAAAACTAGATAATAGAAGTCTGTCTGAAAACTGTTTGGTCAAAAGATGATCAAAACCAGTATGCTAGacactttgaaaaataaatatttttcacttcCTTCCGTTCTTTTCCAGAAAGCCCTTCTTCACCTGCAGTACTAATGCTGTCACTCCAAGAGTGAAACCAAGAGttttcactcctcctcctccaacacCTGCTTTTACAAACTGACCTAGACAGGACTCATTCCTGCCAGCATGAGGCTAAAGCCTCAGCCCACCTCCCTCTCACGCCTTACACCAGGAACAGAGTTCGCAGCAGAAAGTTCAATTTACTGCCAAACCAGCTCCATTCAGGAAACATTTCAGTATATGCTTAACAAGGAAGGGTGTCTCCTTTTTTGGGAACACCTGGGCTCTTCCTCTGAGCAGGGCTTTCAACATCCCCTTTAACAGAGGGTTTTGTATATACTAAGTGCACTTCTACCAAGTGAAATGCAGCACAGCCCAGAAATCACTGCATCGGCACCGACTCAAACTTCTGTGTGTATACAGCACAATTCAACACTGCACAGAGACGCTAACTTAGGCCCCAGAATCAATATAGCCAAATTCACATTACCAGGCCTGCACCATTAAGCTCCCTCACTTTTCAGCAAGGCTGTATTGCCCGTGTACAATGTCGGAGAAGGGCACAGCTTTTGTTTCTGGGTCTATCAAATTGGTCATGAGACCCAAGTGTTGTTCAGCAGGCAGCTATGCTGAGTCTACTGCAGCAACGGGAAGTGACAGGTGTGCTCCCCTTATTCCAGTACTGGAACTGTGCAGGACGAAGATTCAGGGAGTTAAACCAGCTGAAAACTAACCCTACAAAACAAAAAGACTGTTCTGCCTGTATCCCTGAATCAGTTTGCTGACAAATCAGATGAGTGCAAGTGCCAGTacaaaagagaagacaaacaCATGAAGCCTGCTGAGACGCAGGAGGAAGAATACGGGTAAGGCAAGCGGTGTCCCCCTTTGGGTGGCAGCCAGGGCTTAGACTGACTCAGCTCTATGATCAAAGCACAGTTTAAGAGATTTATATCTGCCCAAAGACCACCAAGCATCTCCTACCACTCCCTGCTTAGCTGCCCAGATATTCCCTCATTTTATCTCTAACACGAGGTTGCTATGTGTCCCACAACACTAATGACAAGCTTTCTTTTCCCACCTGAAGATAATTGCATATAAAATTTTTTACCAAGTGAGTACTTAAAACACAATGTGTATGTCAAACTGCTCCTTTTCAACACATTACATGCCAAAAACAAGTCTAAAAGTGCTTTTGCTATGTACATGTGCTCTGGAGTAGGACGTTCCTCACACTAATCTTTAAAGAGCCAGGCAAGGGGCTGTCACTAGGCTCTTTTCAAAAAGCTGCCCAGCCACCCTGGTTCTGTGTTCCAGGAATACCAAGACAGAAGAAATCCCCAAATCTCAACCCTGGCTGCAGAGAGATTTTTCTGGGGCACGAGACCCCATCTTGAATGGCTTTTAAGATGCTGGTCACATTCGTGCTGTTGACTGATTAACATAGCACTTTTTCAAAGTTATAGAAAGTCGACTAAATCAGAAGTGAGGACAGAGGAGGACCCCCTTCACCATGCCTTCATAATCAATCCAGGAAGCTTTAAACCACTGTAAagctttctttgtaaataaaaggTATGTCCGTGGAAGCACAAGCACCAACTACAAGCTCTGTCCTTTATCATCTCCCATTTCTTTTGAAGTGCTGCAAGCCTGGAAATTACCTATGCTACAGATGAACCAAAGAACCTGAAATGCAGCTGAGAAAGCAGTCTTGCTAGGTGCTTCACAGGTTAGACTCCTATGTCTCAAAAAAGGTATACAAATGAGTTAACTCTTTTGCATCCAAGAAGCAAAGAGTAGCGAGTCACTTCCCCCTGCAAGGGAGTTGCACTACAGGAATGGGTGCGTTTCGGCGGTGTGTAGGAGGAAGGAGGCATGAATGAGCTGGTGCCTCAGCTACAGGGACCTGCCTACGTGAAGCTGAGCGCTGCCTGCATgaagtcctttctccagcttGTGAAACCAAGCCATAGAACACTCCCCAGTGCAGTGAAATGCCCCAGGTACCACCTGTGTTCACACAAGCCTGCCTTAAAAGTTGtaggcaagaaataaaaatacagactgACTCCAAAGGGAATTCTTAAGAAGGACTATTATGCAGAACTGAAAATGCCGCTCACTTTACTTCTTCCTTCGGGATGAAAGAAATATTCCACTAAAAAGAGTAAGTGCTATTTACAGCCTGTCCACTGCACTGTGCTCCATCTTCTAAACACAGTCGTGATCACAGCTGCCCTAAAAATAGGCAGAAATCCCACTGGAGGAAGTTGACACATCCTGAAGTGACAGACACGTGGAAGTCCCAGAGCGTGTGAAGGGATTATACAACTAAGCTGGTCATACAAAAAGATTTACAAACTGATGTCACAGAAAGCCAAACAGATGTAGCAGAGAAGTTGATTGTATCCATATGGTTTCACCCAGTTGTCCTTAAAGATTAGAATTTAAATGATGAGAACAGGTGCCTGTGGTCAGAACAATAGTATCACCTCTTTCCAGAGCACAGGCATAACATCCGACCACCCCAACCTGTCACGTTCCCTCTGAGCACAAGGGTCCTACCCCATCTCTCCTTAAacactccctgctgctgctcctcctcctcccaaatcCACATGACAAAGCACAAAAGTGCAGAGATACAGAGAAACATCCACACTGGTGTTTTAGCTCAGGTGATCATGCTTTGGAAGGTCATCTCCTAATAACCCCCAGCTACCCGTGCTGTCTCACTAGGGAGTGACACCAGAGATTTATCCTATGCGGATTCCTCTCTGATGAAACTGGAGAACCAGCTTGTGCGGCACACCTTAGTGCAGGGTGGCTGTGCACTGGGCCGCGGCTCCCAGGGTCCGGCGAGTCCAGCGCCAGAAGTCCCCCAGGAGCGCGTGGCCCGGGTGCCTGGGCCCCAGCACCCACTGCTTCGCCGTGCAGGGCTGTTCCGAGCGGCTGCGACGCAGGCACGGCCGCAGGACCTGGGCACAAGGGCGAGTGGCTCTCATGCCGACACCGGGTCTGGCCATCCTCCACAGAGCAGCCCGCGCAGCTCCCACCGGACAAAGTCACCTACTCCAAACCCGGTGCGCAATTTGAGAGGGGCAAAGCAGTCTTCACACACGTATGAGCACATGAAAGAGGAAGGACTTTCAGACACGCATCTTTACATTTAGTCCCAAACACAGTTGCTTCTGTTCTGTGCCGCAGAATTATTTATTGCGTTTAAGTGgtcttttcagttttaattccaggcaaaaaaaaaatctagaataaGCAAACatgtattttgacttttttttcatttcacctgGCCACAAACACAGATGCTTCTATTACGTGCTgcagaattattttattgtaatgaAATTGTGAAtgaaatttttttccctcccagagAAAAAGTCTAGGATAAATTAacatgcattttgatttttttcttttcacctacCCCCATTTCACTCAAATAACCAACGCACCTGTTACAGAGTTCACTTTTATAAGCCATATTCCACAATGTCCAAAAATATGACTGGACACTGTTTTTTTTGTCTAAATATTGACAGAGTTAAATGGACCCTCTTCTCTCGACCACCCAAAACACACTGAAAGTAGAGGTGCTGCACCACTaccaaaaataaaacctgagCAGCACATTAAACATATAGTTCATGAATAAATGGTTCAGATGGGCAAGAGGAGATACAGAAATCACCCGTGGATACGTGTAACGGCAGGAAAACCTCACAACATGACTTACTGACCACAGAAACGCTCTTCCCTAAAAATGAAAACGGTTTTTCCCTCAAAATGTTACTTTTCCAGGAAACAGCTTACTGATTCAGGGCCTGTTTCTGTCCCAGGCCTTCTCAGGAGCTAAGGGCCGGCAGCGTGCCCCTCACAAGGGGCGAAGCAGAGCCCTCCGGGGGGAAGACGGCGGCCTTCCAGCGGAGCCCCGGGCCCGGGCGCGCCACCGCCTTACGGCGGCGCAGCCAAcgaggcgcggcggcgggcccgggcccggggcgcTGCCACGTCTCGCACCGAGCCCCCCTCCCGCACTCCATCGCCTCACGTACCTGCCCCGCCGCGGCGCGCCGCCGAGGGAGAGGACGGTCCCGAAGCGCCGCAGGGAGCGGGCGGCCATCGCCCCGCAGACCGACCGACGGACCGACCGACCGAGGCAAGCGAcgcgccggcgccgcccgccaCCTACGGCTGCCGGACTACGAGtcccggcgggcagcgcggctCAGTGGGCGTTCAGCCTGGTGTTCCACGCAGCTTccgcggcgggcccgggcccTGGGCTGGCAGCGGAGCTTGGTACGCTGGTGCTGCCACGCCGAGCTGCGCAGCGCAGGCGGTAATGACGCTGCAGGTTTAACCTCTTCTTCAGTAAAGACTGAGAGAGGCTGGGGCCAGCAGACACACCTGAGGTGGAAGAAATAGCGTTTCCTACCTCATGGTGAATAAACATTAACCCGCCCCCAAACCTTGGCCAAGCCTGCCTTTTAACTGATGACTACCGCCACgggggcctgcaggaaagacAGGGAGGGACTGTCAGGGAGcgtagcgacaggacgagggataatgcttttaaacagaaagagggtagatttagattagctacaaggaagaaattcttccccatgagggtggtaaggccctggcccagactgcccagagaaactgtggctgcctcctctctgtcAGGGCTcacggccaggttggacggggctgtgagcagcctgggctggtggaaggggtccctgctcatggcaggggggttggaaagagatgacctttaaggtcccgtccaacccaaactattctatgattctatgccatGCTGCCACAGGCTGTGGTGGTCCAGCTCCATTTCCACCCACTGAAGGCACAACCTCCTTGTTCCTTTAGCAGGAGAGGTGATGCTTTGAGGAGAGGGTTTTTACTCATTTCTGAAGTGAAACCTGACAGTCTGGCTCCAGGTCCCAGACGGAACAGGAGCAGTGACAACTGGCACGGGGAAGCTGCTGCCAGGAAGAGGATGAGCACTGTCAGGAACCTGTTCCTGCACCTCATCCCCAGGAGATGCGGATTTCCccctgcagcctgggcagcaggCAGCTAAGCTTGTGGCTCAAAGCTACCTGTAGTCACTAACCTGGCGTAGAGGACTCGCCCACCCTGGCAGCTGCTGTCACAGGGCTGCCAAGCCCACCCTTCAGACCTGTCCTGGACCATTTGACTCTGAGCAGTAGTTTACCCACCGTGCTCCCTACAGCCAGGGGAAGGGCTGTGCCAGCATCAGTGTTTTTATTAAAAGCTGCTTACCTAGTTATTAACAAGGGGGCTTTGAAAGAGGGAGCTCCAAAGGTTAATTGTGGCAGTCATTAGCATGAGTGAGTGATGGACCTGCTCCCTTGTTTCTGGCACAAAAGCCAGGGCCTTTTGTTTCTATTCCTGTCCCTCATTTCTGCCTGTGCTATATGACCTTCCCCTATTTCTGTTtcctgttccagtctcctcatttgaaaccactgttttttaaaaatttttaaacttCCCTTCACTCCATATTGACCACATGCCTTGGCAACCTGTGTCTGACTGCGGCAGCAATAGTGTGAATGCGCTGTTGGCCGGGAGACAACTCTAtccctttccctgctcccccGAATGCTGGCACAGGGCTAGGGCAGAGAGAGCTGGGCTGCCTCCAGCCTGTCCTTTGCAGCACTCTAGCTGTTTAGCAAGGCTGAAAGGTGTCTGCTGTTAATTTGCTTTCAAATGCCAACACTTGAGCTTTGTTTGTTCCCAAAGGAAGCCAACGTGTCCTCACCCTTACTGCCTGGAGGACAAGAAGGAAATACTGGACAAGGACACTTGGTTGAGGCACAGCAAGCTCGAGACATAAGGAAACCTGAGATGAGACCCTGtggagctggaagcagagagcagGGTGAATGATCAGCATCTCTGAAGCGTCTGGTCCAAAGCAGCTCATGAACTCCCAACACTGAGGCAGCCAAAAATCCCCAACAAGTCCGTGGTCGCTTTGGAAAGTGTTAGCCTGGCCTCCAGTGTCCCTAGGGTTGCACATGCTGATCCTGACAAATCAGAGTGCCTGTAAGGCAGCACGGACTGCCAGCCTCAGGgctctcccctcctttccttcTGCACCACCGTGCGCACACACACCTTACACCGAACTCCTGGCCCCGTGGGAGGCTGCCCCCAGAGGTGGGTTTCCCAGTAGTACGCAACCCTGATCGATGAAGgactccccttccccacccacctcccaaatccccctcccacccccttccccaTGGTTCATAGTGTTGCCCACGAGGCAGACAGTGCTGCAGTGGCGGGGCATGGGAGGGTGCCTCTTCCCCCATGCCttcccagcaccctcctggcGCCTCGGAGAAAGGGGGCTTGTAGCTCCTCTGTGAGCCCCAGTGTCCGTTGGGGGCTTGGTGGGCGTTCCTGCAGCCCGGCTTAAGTCTGCTTCTTTTCCCATTCCTGCAGAGAAAAGGGCAAAAGTGGGGGATGAGGAGACATCGCTAGAGAAGTGAGCACTGAGCCTCTGAGGGCATCCATCCCTACTGGAGGGCTTTGGACCACCCCAGTATCTTCAAAGCTTGGAGTCACTGCTGCCTCGGTCATCGTAGAGGCGATGCTCTCCTCTCTGTCCACCCAGCCCCACACCTCCCAAATCTCTCTGCAAACCAGGCTCATGCTAGCAGAGAGTGCCACTGAGCTgggccagcctggctgcagggtACCCTGGCAGTACACCCTGCTTTTGGGGAAGGGAGCATCTCTGGTCCCCAGATTTCATGGTCAAGCAAGGAGGATGGGACAAAGAATGAGCTTTCCCATGGCAtcagggaggagagggggagcGAAGCAGGACCTTGGCCTTCCGCAGCACATTTCCCTTGTTGGCTGGGAGGACGGAGGGACTTCTCTTCCTCAGTTCAGCTGCACAGTTAACGGGGACCAAGTGCTCAGGGGGGCTCCCGTTTGGCTTGTTCGTAGCTTCCTGTGGAAAAAGGGGAGCGAGAAGGAGAAGGAGTTAGGAGACCTCGAGAGCAAGGACagccagggaaaaagaaaagcacaaactATCACGAGGTCAAAGCTGCTGTGGCCAAATATAACTGACGCTTTTCCTCCCACCTCTATCTACAATGTGACAAAGCAGCAGGGATGTCCCTTGTTTCCCACGTGCTgctcccccccaccaccccaagGGAAGCTGGAGCCACAAAACTGAGGAAGCAGCGGTGCGTACCTCGTTCTCAGCCTTGCCAGTCACAGCCAGCCCCAGGGCCGGCCCTCCCGCCAGCGACTGCTTCAGCCGCTCCTTCACTTCGGTCAGCTTGAGCTCCAGGTCGACGCGGCGCTCCTCCTTCTGCCGGCActgctcctccagcaccaccacctgctgCTCCAGGTCCTGTAGCTTTGACCCTGCTTGCACAAGCGTGCCCAGCTCAGCACTTTCGCCAGAGGATGAGGCTGTGGGGACAGTGAAGCCACCCATCCTCCTGGACAGGGATGCTAGATGGGGCTGCCAGCCCGGCAGTGcgctgcagccagctctgctcacagCCACAATGCCACCGCTCGCCCAGCGTCCCCAGCCCACTGGGGGTCTGCAGCCTTCCTCCTGTACCAGAGTGCCTCCAAGCATCCCCAGCCACGGCGCTTGGATGGCACAAACCTACCTGTGCTGCCCTTCATGGCTTCCCGCAGCTCTCGCTTCTCTTTccgcagcagcaccagctcagTGCGGATCAATGctttctccttctccagcttctccttctcTGTCAGAAATCGCCTGGCATCCTCCTCGGCCCGGTTCTTCCCATACCTGTACTGGTTGGCGTCTGCAGACACAAGGAGAGCCGGTCATGAAGGCTCTGGCCCTGGCTGCACCAATGCCACCCAAGGTCCAGCTGAGCTGGCACAGTACAACCCATCACCGATGTGCCAGAGctggccagccccagcctggctgcagaaCCCCTCGGGGGAACAGCGTCCTCCCACACTGGCCAGGGTTCCCCCAGGGATGTCTGCGGCCGAGGACCACCACTCACTGGATGCATGCCTCTTTACTTTGACTTGAGGGTCTACCCGCCGTGACTTCTCACTGCAGGAGGAGGCATGGCGCTTCACCTGGGCTCCTGACGGCCGCCCCGGCTCCTCCTCAGCCTGCggtggggacaggagggagggCGTGCTGAAACACCCGCGGGGCCATCGTAGCCTGGCCAAGGCTCCCCGTGGCATATTCCATAGCCTGGCCACAGATGTGGGAGAGGGCGAGCCCCTGAGCCATGCTCACCTGAACCTTCTCGTAGGGGACATCATCGTACACCACACGGGAGGAGTCTGGCCGGTGGTCCTGGGAGTAGCTGGCCCACCTGTGGGAGGAGGGATGGGTTCTTCCTTTCCAGGACATCCCTGCCAGTCACCCAGTAAGCCCGTCCATCTCAAAGGGCTTCCTGCATTGCTCTCCCAGCTTTACTCACAAGCACTCTATCCTACCCTAtttaccctaccctaccctaccctaccctaccctaccacgTGTATCCCCTAAGTCCTTCATCAGCATTGATGAAATGCCTTCTGCTTTCCATCCTGCCCAAGGGAAGCTGCCTTGCTTTGGGAACAAccaacccccaggacaccagccacCAGCTCTCCCCAAGATCACAGCACAAGCCGTGTCCCAGGCCATGCCTTTTCTAGGGAGCACACAGGGCTGACACAGTCACCATCCGCAGCCCAAcgctctgcccacggcacagcccctGTCCAGCCCGTGGCACAGCAGGAGGGCAGCCTTACAGGTAGGAGTGCCTCACAGCCGTCACTATGTTGGCAATTGTCTCCACATCCACATAGTCATAGTGCAAGGCCTCCGGTGCTGTCTGCGAGCCTGTCTCCACCAAGAGGAGACCCAGCCAGCGGCCCAGGTCTTCAGAGCAGCTTGcctgcaggagagagaaaaagttgGGGTGCACACTCACCTCCTTGCCCCTGGCCCTTGCTCCTGCCTCCTGACGCAAAGCCCCGCCTTGGAGAAGGGCCCTCCAACATGAAACGTGTGTGCAAGACTTAGGAGGATCCAAAAGAACGCACACAGGCACATGCAggaggtcccagtcccaaactccCAACCACCCGCTGCAACCTGCCAGCTTCAGCCCTGccagcctcctccctgcctccagcctGCAAATACCTGTGTGGCTGGCCCTGGCTCACCCAAACGATGCCCTGGGCTTCCTTAACATGCAGGAGAAGGGAAAACAAGGCACTGCTTGCATGCAAGCGTGGATCATCACAGGAGATGCTCACGGAGCTTGGCAAACCCCTCCTCACGGGACCGGcacaccctgcctgccctgctgcccgctCACCTCCAGCGCTGCCACCTCCTGCCCGTTGCGAAGGATGCGGAAGGCAAAGGGGTGTTTGGGGCCCAGCCCTGGGACCACCTCACAGCCCCGGAGGACGATGGCGTTCGCATGGGTCCGCAGGTCGGTGCGGTCCTTGTGGAAGTAGAGGGTGTTGCCCTTCAGGCGACACCAGCGCTCCTTCCAGCACTGGCTGACCAGGACGCTGAGGTAGCCTGGGGGGATGGTAGGGCCGAGGGAATGGTCTCAGTGCCTGCTCGGCTGGACCTCAGGCAGGCTTTAATGATACACAGCTGCCCAGAGATTACGGCATGGCTCCCTACTCGTTTAGTCCTtctgtgtctcagtttcccctcaGAGAGCCAGCTGGGACACCCTGGGCCCAGGTGAGGTGCCAGCTCAGTGCCACACAGTCACCCGAGCCTGCTTTCTGAGACACGGGTGACCCCTCGCCCCTTCCCCACGCACCACGGGAAGTTGCAGAGCCAGGACCAGGCACCATTTTGTATCCCAAGGGAGTGTCACAGCTCTCCATCGGCTCGGTGACCTTGCCCCCACTCAACCGCCCCCTCACCCCCTGCCGGCCCCCCATACAGTCAGGATGGGGGGAAGGATGCCTGCTCCCCTCCACTCCTGGCCTTGCACAAGCCGAGCCCTGTCTCTGCCTCCGGCCCACACAAACCACAGCAGGGGATGTCTTCCTCGGTGGAGGAGGTCTGCGTGTCCTCGGCGGGAGGCTTCTTCTTGGAGAAGCTGATGATCCTAGTGATCTTCTTCCCTGCCACCCGACTCATCGAGCCCTTCAGGTCAGCCAGGCCGCTCTTTTTGCCTTTCCCTGGAAGGACAACAGGGTAGCTGTGTGCCCCCGGTGAACGTCACAGCATCTCCCCTTGCTAGGAGAGGATGCTCTGCGGCTGTGGTGCACACAGCCGGCCCCACCGGCTGGGGGTAAAG belongs to Opisthocomus hoazin isolate bOpiHoa1 chromosome 23, bOpiHoa1.hap1, whole genome shotgun sequence and includes:
- the AFAP1L1 gene encoding actin filament-associated protein 1-like 1 isoform X2, whose amino-acid sequence is MDRLSVLDQLLPELSVLLKLLDHEYLSATTQEKKLAVSTILQKLQPPTGKDMDYMYVNTASLSNGTSFVESLFEEFDCDLRDLQDMQEEEGDTGDGIGLELARSQTAKPVPVDPAPPLPTTPPPEDYYEEALPLGPGKAPEYITSRNSSSPPNSIEDGYYEDADSNYPVTRMNGEQKNSYNDSDAMSSSYESYEEEEEEGKGQQLTHQWPSEEASMNLVKDCRICAFLLRKKRFGQWAKQLTIIRDSKLLCYKSSKDRQPHVEVPLGTCSVIYVPKDGRRKKHELRFSLPGAEALVLAVQSKEQAEEWLKVIKEASSPAAGGMEAPTSLVLPCKMDLDKRLSQEKHTSDSDSVATGETGSPAACREPGKGKKSGLADLKGSMSRVAGKKITRIISFSKKKPPAEDTQTSSTEEDIPCCGYLSVLVSQCWKERWCRLKGNTLYFHKDRTDLRTHANAIVLRGCEVVPGLGPKHPFAFRILRNGQEVAALEASCSEDLGRWLGLLLVETGSQTAPEALHYDYVDVETIANIVTAVRHSYLWASYSQDHRPDSSRVVYDDVPYEKVQAEEEPGRPSGAQVKRHASSCSEKSRRVDPQVKVKRHASNANQYRYGKNRAEEDARRFLTEKEKLEKEKALIRTELVLLRKEKRELREAMKGSTASSSGESAELGTLVQAGSKLQDLEQQVVVLEEQCRQKEERRVDLELKLTEVKERLKQSLAGGPALGLAVTGKAENEEATNKPNGSPPEHLVPVNCAAELRKRSPSVLPANKGNVLRKAKEWEKKQT